The Brassica oleracea var. oleracea cultivar TO1000 chromosome C7, BOL, whole genome shotgun sequence sequence ACCTAGCTGCATCAATCTCAGAGGAAACTCAGATATTTAACAAATCTCTCACACCATTTTCAAAAGAAGGTGAGAAACGACAGTATATAATCTCGAATAGCATCTTTGATAAGATGGCTTATAAAAGAAGACATACAAAGCAACGAATAAAGATCATCAATGATAAGCAAAAAATATCACCAATACAACTTTCAATCATTGTATCAAGTATTCTTTCAAACATGATCCAAACAATCAGCTTTACATAATAATCATTATAATATGATCAAAGAACTTTCATTTAACAATGCCTAATTGAAAACTCAATTCTATCGCCATTTTCAGTAACAAATTTAACGCCATTTTCAAAACAACAGCACCTTGTAAAAACTGGCTTAGAAAGAAAGACATACTAAGCCAAAGCGGCAACAAACAAGTTCACCACTACAAGTATGCAACTTTCAATCCGGTAGAACTATTCTTTCACTCATGATCCAGAGCAATCAACTTGACAATATAATTATTAGCAATATGATCAAAGAACTTGCATTTATGAATTTTTTTATCAATTCCATAATTGAAAACTCAACAAAATACAAAACTGATTGAGTTCACAACTAAAAATCTACAACTTTCAATCACAGTTACAACTGTTCTTTCAATCATGATCCAAAGAAACCAATTTTACATACTAATCATTAACAATATATCAAAGAACTTATCTTTAGGATATTTTTAATCAATGCCTAATTGCCAACTCAATGAAAAAAAAAAAAAAAATTGAATCTCTCGAGACATACCAGTTTGAGGACGGGAGAAGAAGTGATTTTTCTGGAATAATCATGTGCGATCTATCTCCACTTCTTCGATACGCAGGCTTAAGGGACAACGTCTCTACGATATAAAATGCCTCATGCACGTTGCTGATGTGGTTCAAGAAAAGGTATTATTATATATAAGACTAGATGATAATCTACGTGCATGTGCAAAGTAAGTTTTTATAATAATGTTTGTTCATTAAATGGTTTTAATATTTTGCAACAGTACAATCTTTATGTATTGTAAAATAACGAATACAAATGTTGGTATCTTAAATGTATCATCGTTGTTAAAGAGCTAACATATTACAACTCATTTTAATTATTTCTAAGATTTCTAATGAATTAAATTTTGCGGCTGACACAAATCACCAAAACTAAATAGGCAACATCGATTGTATAATGACGAATGTGGATTAGGTTTTCTTCTCTCGATTTGTTTAATAACTCCCCATAAGTGATTTCATTTTCTACCTCTATAAAATTGTGCTTTTGTTATCGTCTTTGTATCACTGATATGAATTTAGTTTCTTTTTTTAACTTCTTCTATAAATTCGGTGAATTACATAAGTGTCAATTTAAAAATATGGACATCTGTAAAAAATTAGTTCCACTTCAGATACGTATATAAAAATCAAAATTTTGAAGAATATCACCGGCAAGCTCTATTAACAGGTTATTGTTTAAATCTAATATATCAAGCTGTTATAAAATATAAATGCAGACTCGAAATATAAATGTTTGTCTAGTATATATTCACCAGTTTGGTCTAAAGGTCATCTAATTCTAGAACAACAAAACAAATTACTTATTTTATTAATCTACGCTTTTGAGGTTTAGTTACTTATACAGATAAAAAATATATATATTCTAAGCCTAAGTATTCCTCAATGACCGATAGTGTAAAACTATGTATAAACTAAGAACTGTTAGATTTATTAATTGAGAAACCATAAAACTTATAATAAAATAGTTCAAATCTCTCATACTTACATTTATAATAGTTAGATAGGGTATTAGGGAGAAACAAATATTAGACAAATACTCAAATTTCTCATTCTTCGAACAAACTCAAAATAAAGTGATTGAAATCTTATCATGATATTTCATTAAAATCTTTTTAGGAATAAAAATCAAGACTAAATTATTTAATCTGAATAAAAAATATATATAGTGCTTCCAAAAATCACTTCGACTTGAAGAAATGTGTTTCTGGTATTGTCAGGATCAAATAAGATATTAGAAACCACCTATTTAAAAAATAATTTGTATGCATAAAAATATATATATTAGAGTAAACACATAAATCAAAACTAACACCCTTTGTTAATTTAAAATCACATTTTTGGTAAATGAATCAAAACAAGTATTTTATTTATTTTATATGGTCTAAATTAAACTTTAGTGATATTGACATAGATACATAATATATTTTAATATAAATATTTATTATTGACACTTCATACTCATATTATTTTTTAACATTTGTATATTTGTTGTAACAAAAATTTAAACCGTTAATCACAAAACTCTTAATGTGAGATTTTTCTATACAAATTTCAAAATTAAATATTAAGATCTCAATAATTTTTCACCAAATTTTGAAATTAATATATTTATGTATTTTTATATAGTATATCATTTATTTCAAATGATATTAATATATATATAATACGAATATCTATTAATCAGACTTCATATTCATACGATTTATTAGGGCTTGGCATTTTATCCGATACCCGAACCCATATCTGAATCCGATCCGAAAATCCGAACCAAAGTAGCAAAATACCCGAACGGTTATTGAATTCAGAGAAATTTGATATCCGAACCCAAACAGGTAATATCCAAACCGAATAGATATCCGAAGATATTTCTAGTTTACTTCTCTCATTTTATTCAAAATATTTATATTAATTATGCACATTGCTCAAAATTAGATAATATACTTATAATTATGGACAAAATTATTTGCTACTCACTTAAAATACATATCAAGCTCTTATTTCTTGCATTAACAAAAATTGCATCTAAAATTTTTTAAAAATAATTAAATTAGTGTCTTTCTACTTTTAAAGTTTTATCTCCAAACCTATTAATAGTTTAATCTTTTAAAAATTAGAAAATCAGTTAAGTTAAAAGTTTATTTTAAATACAAAAAACTTAAACAATGAATAATTTATTTATTTTTTCTTCAAAATTTAATATCTGAACCGACCCAAAATTTCTGAACCCGAACATAAAATACCCGGACCCGACCCGAAGTGTAGAAATACCAGAACGGTTTCTATACCTTTATATCGAATTATCCTAAAATCCTAAATACCCAATAAGAACCTGAACGGCTATCCGAATGCCCACTCCTACGATATATGATCATTGGTATCTTGTTTGAACAAAAAAAGTTTAACCATTGATCACAAAATTTTCAATGTAGGAATTTTTCCATTTTTAGTAATATATAGTCGTTTTTAAAAATTCAAAATATAACATATAGGAAAAAAATCTAATTTTTTATTATATTCTTAATGTAATTGTTTTATTTCTTCTAATAAAATAAAATTAAACAAAAAAGAGAGGATACAAAAATTGTTATAAAATATGTATTATTCATAATCATTAATTGTCATATATATATGTTAATCATATTAGATAATTTCGTAGCTTTTATTTAAGAGAAGAAAAAATATTCTTTTGTACACTACTAATTAGTTTGATATTTAGTTTAATAAAAAACATAGTATATGTTCATATAGACCAACTTATTTTTCTAAGAATTCTAAGAATCACCCTCGTGATGACAAGTGGGTACGAAAACACGTTGTAATTCTCCATGATTAATATATACGGATATTTATCAGAAGTATAGTAGAAATTATGTATGTTTTAAGATTTGTAAGAACTAACAAATAATTTGGGCTTTCAATTTGTCAAAAATGTTAAAAGATATCACCAAAAATCTTGATTTATCAAAAATAAATTGACTAATATGTAAAATAAGATTTTCTTAACGAGGCAAGTAATCAATAATTGAGATTTTTAGTTTCTAAACATTTATTTGTAAATACGTTATCAAACAAGATAAATGTATACACAATACTATTATGTTATAACGGATATATGATTCTCAAGTTCTTTATACCTAAACAAAACGCCTTGTCATAAATAATAAAATATCATTTAATCTATAAATACTACTTTACTACTCTCCAACAAATATAAAAGAAAGAAAGAAAAGACCATGGCTTCGTCAAGAAATAAAAATTTTATTTTTATGCTAATTTCATTTCTGATCATCCTCGCAACTACATCATTTTCGTCTGCGCTCTTCTCAGCAAAACATGTTGTGATTGTCAACAAACTTGTAACGCGTGCAACATTGATTGTGCACTGCATGAACAAAGGTGAAGATAAGGGGGTGATTTCACTCGGACCTGGAGATAGTTTCGATTTCAGATTTCGTGTTAACCTTCGTAAAACAACAGTATACACATGTAGCTTTGCTTGGCCTGGCAATACAGCGACATTTGATATTTTTAGAGCTGATAGAGATGATAATCCACAAAGCAAAGTTGGAGTCTGCAGCGAATGTATTTGGAGCATCTACGAACCAGCACCATGTAGGGATAGACGTGATGGAGGCCAACCTAACTGTTTTCCATGGGCTTCTTAAATTAGTTATTATTATTTTGAGCTTATTTGTACCACAATTTTAAATGAATAAATAAAAATATAGTGTTTTTGATATCATTTTGTATATTTTATCACTCTTTCTTGTGCATTCACCCCAACTAGAAATTAGAATCTTATACTTCCATGTCATTCTAGGTAGAACATGAATCATTGAGACACTCTCAGAAAATGCAAAGTATCCGTCCAGATATTTAAAATTATATTTGAAAATAGGATATATTATCAGTTAGATGCAAAAATATGATTTAATGTTTGCATATTCAATATTGACAGTGCAAGCAAATTAATTGTTAGCAATGTAGCGTTCACCTTTATAAACCACTTGAGCATGGTCGTTTTGCTCCACATGTTTTTAATTTTGAGGAGAGGCGTAACAGAAGTTGCAGTGGAAATTATGAAATTTGAGGAGGAGATTGTAAACATAGAGGACTGTTAGTGGGTTACGAAAACAAACGATAGGTGAGGTAACATTTAATAATGACGGGCCTTTACGTCCCATTTTGAGCTTCTTATTTTGTGAAAAAAAAAATAAAAATCTTCTTTTGGGAAGATAATGTCTTAGAATATTTTTCTTTATAACCGCGGGGATCTCAAAAAATTTCTAGACCTAAAGAATAATCCCACGAGACCTTACATCCGGATACACAACTATTCGATCAATATGGCACGGCTAGACGGCCAAAAAAGAATCGAACTCAGAGCGGAAGCTCAAGCAGAAGCTCATTTACCAATAGGCTAGGGCCACTTGGTTATGTCTTAGCATTTGCTCGGTCTTAAAATGATGTGGCAGCATAGATTGAGAGAGCATTGTATTATATATATTAGGCTAATATCTATTTTTTAATGTAGGATTGTGGGCTAATTTCAAATAAAGACAGAGATGTGGATGCTGTGCCTGAGATTCATATTCCTTAGTGTCGAGTTGCTAGTGAGCTGACATCAACCTTATCTCATCTTTTAGATTTGCAGTCTCTTCTTAGTTTACCCTCAATAGCATGTTTATTCTCTTAAAGTTATTTGGTGAAACCTCTTAAAGAAGTTTTTTTTCTCTCTTTAAGAAGTTTCTGGAGTTCACATTCTGTCTTTCCCAAGCTTTCTAACAGCTGCATTTATCCCTAGATTCTTATAACTTTGTTGCTCAGCTGCTTATGAAAACACTATTTTATTTTTTTGAATGAATGTTAAATTTTATTCATCAAAAAGCCTTTTTACATCAAGTGTAGACATTATCAAAACTTTACTACTCTTTAATCATGGTTTCTACCAAAGAACTACTTACACTCTAGTTCTAAACCAATATTGTAAGCTCCCTTCCATTCCCTTCCTTCTTTGTCTACTCAGTAAACTAAGCTTGTTCTTTACTTCTTTGTCAACAAGCTTCTTCATTATTGAAATAGACTTAGGCTTCTCCCCATGTCTTATGTTATTCCTCTCTCTCCATAATGAGTAGACAGCCACTTGAAACTAGTATCTAATGCAAAAAGAACTTATCTTCCCCTTAAGACTTCCTGAAATCAGCATCACTATAGCAGACCAGGAGTTGGAATAGGAGCCACGGAGAATCCCAAGAGTTAAGTGTTTCCAGAGCTGAGAAGAGTAAGAACACTCAAAAAATAAATGAACTCTAGACTCCGCCGCAGCTTTGCAAAGAACGCAAGTCATATCAACACTTGGATTCCAAGAAGATACTCTATCAATAGTAGCCATTCAACACC is a genomic window containing:
- the LOC106305583 gene encoding uncharacterized protein LOC106305583, coding for MASSRNKNFIFMLISFLIILATTSFSSALFSAKHVVIVNKLVTRATLIVHCMNKGEDKGVISLGPGDSFDFRFRVNLRKTTVYTCSFAWPGNTATFDIFRADRDDNPQSKVGVCSECIWSIYEPAPCRDRRDGGQPNCFPWAS